The Peribacillus sp. FSL E2-0218 genome contains a region encoding:
- a CDS encoding extracellular solute-binding protein codes for MKNKWRCLCTTAFIASLLAGCTNQTTADEKIHIEFFQNKPEAVATFDQLIERFEKLHPHIDIEQNNVPDSETVLRTRLVKEDVPDLLAIGGNATYGDIAEEGLFYDFSKDPAINKVIPDYVNMLNLLGRTSNEDNGIPFATNANMLLYNKDKFKELGLQVPETWDELINLSKKIQKEGELPFYFTYKDAWTAMVSFNALAGNLQGDGFIQDRISNKTTFTERYKETSEKMLTLLDYGHKDNFGRDYNAGNRAFANGDSVMYIQGSWAISAIKAINPDIKLGSFPLPASNDSSQNKLVSGVDTALTMSKNTPHKKEALMFIHFLLEKENSQYYIKEQNSFSAVKNVLQNDEALKELNPYFVQQKITGFPEHYFPASMQAANLVQDFLIKGEVKPFLAKLDDEWNKVKARE; via the coding sequence ATGAAGAATAAGTGGCGTTGCCTCTGTACTACAGCATTTATAGCCAGTTTACTTGCAGGATGTACGAATCAAACGACGGCCGATGAAAAAATCCATATTGAATTTTTTCAAAATAAGCCTGAAGCTGTAGCGACATTCGATCAGTTAATTGAGAGGTTTGAAAAATTGCACCCCCATATTGATATTGAACAGAATAACGTTCCTGATTCCGAGACGGTATTACGGACGAGGTTGGTGAAAGAAGATGTACCGGACCTTTTAGCGATTGGAGGTAATGCTACGTATGGAGATATTGCAGAGGAAGGATTATTTTACGATTTTTCAAAGGATCCAGCGATCAATAAAGTTATACCGGACTATGTTAATATGCTCAATTTATTAGGCAGAACGAGTAATGAGGATAATGGAATTCCCTTTGCGACGAATGCTAATATGCTTTTGTATAACAAGGATAAATTTAAAGAGTTAGGCTTACAAGTCCCTGAAACATGGGATGAATTGATTAACCTATCGAAAAAGATTCAAAAAGAGGGAGAATTACCTTTTTATTTTACGTACAAAGATGCTTGGACTGCAATGGTCTCTTTTAATGCTTTAGCAGGTAACTTGCAGGGGGACGGCTTTATTCAAGACCGCATTTCCAATAAAACAACTTTTACGGAGCGTTACAAGGAAACTTCGGAAAAAATGCTTACATTGCTCGATTACGGTCACAAGGATAATTTTGGTCGTGACTATAATGCAGGCAATCGGGCGTTTGCAAATGGCGATTCAGTTATGTATATCCAGGGAAGCTGGGCCATCTCAGCCATTAAAGCCATTAACCCAGATATAAAACTCGGCTCCTTTCCCTTACCTGCATCCAATGATTCTTCTCAAAACAAACTCGTATCGGGTGTAGATACTGCATTAACGATGTCCAAAAATACACCACATAAAAAAGAAGCGTTAATGTTCATTCATTTTTTATTAGAAAAGGAAAATTCACAGTATTACATTAAAGAACAAAACAGTTTTTCTGCTGTTAAAAATGTTTTACAAAATGATGAAGCTTTAAAGGAGCTAAATCCTTATTTTGTACAACAAAAAATTACTGGTTTTCCGGAACACTATTTCCCTGCTAGTATGCAGGCAGCCAATTTAGTACAGGATTTTTTAATTAAAGGAGAAGTCAAACCGTTCCTTGCAAAACTGGATGATGAATGGAATAAAGTCAAAGCGAGAGAGTGA
- a CDS encoding LacI family DNA-binding transcriptional regulator codes for MSITIKDVAKQANVSVATVSRILNNLPGYSDETQQRVKKVIEELGYQPNAVARGLINRKTKTIGVLVPNVSDLFASEVLAGIEEQAHEFGYSVMICKTNHDGKRTINYLQALYEKRVDGIIIVSEFITLDYYKTIETNKVPVVLVATESEYPLPFIKVDDYQAAYDATTYLVKKGHADIGMIAGTESDVISTTPRIEGFKDALNNVGITVTKEMITFGDFSFKSGIEGMKNLLKSYPKVRAVFCASDEMAVGALSLLYKKGISVPEEISIIGYDNTATAEKAIPPLTTVAQPLYKMGKDSIQLLLNPTLKINQRYPHHIAERDTVRAYSD; via the coding sequence ATGTCGATTACCATTAAAGATGTAGCAAAACAAGCAAATGTATCCGTTGCGACTGTTTCTCGTATTCTAAATAACTTGCCTGGCTACTCGGATGAAACACAACAGCGAGTGAAAAAGGTAATCGAAGAGCTTGGTTATCAACCTAATGCCGTTGCTCGAGGTTTAATTAATCGCAAAACTAAAACGATAGGAGTACTCGTTCCCAATGTATCCGATTTATTTGCAAGTGAGGTTTTAGCCGGAATCGAAGAACAGGCACATGAGTTCGGTTACAGTGTAATGATCTGTAAAACGAATCATGATGGTAAACGAACGATCAACTACTTGCAGGCATTGTATGAAAAACGAGTGGATGGCATTATCATCGTCAGTGAATTTATTACGCTAGATTACTATAAAACAATTGAAACAAATAAAGTACCGGTTGTATTAGTAGCCACAGAATCAGAATATCCACTTCCATTTATTAAAGTAGATGATTATCAAGCTGCTTACGATGCCACTACATATTTAGTAAAAAAAGGCCATGCTGATATTGGAATGATTGCAGGTACGGAGAGCGATGTCATTTCGACAACTCCACGTATTGAAGGCTTTAAAGATGCATTAAATAACGTTGGAATAACAGTGACCAAGGAAATGATCACGTTTGGAGATTTTTCTTTCAAGAGTGGTATTGAGGGGATGAAGAACTTATTGAAAAGTTACCCGAAAGTAAGAGCTGTATTTTGTGCAAGCGATGAAATGGCTGTAGGTGCATTATCACTATTATATAAAAAAGGCATCAGTGTACCGGAAGAAATATCCATTATTGGATACGATAATACCGCTACAGCCGAGAAGGCCATTCCCCCGCTTACGACGGTAGCGCAGCCCTTATATAAGATGGGTAAAGATTCCATTCAACTTTTATTGAATCCAACTTTAAAAATAAACCAGCGTTATCCCCATCATATTGCGGAACGTGATACAGTCCGTGCCTATAGCGATTAA
- a CDS encoding ThuA domain-containing protein, whose protein sequence is MVKVTVWNENRHEQKNPVVREVYPEGIHGVIAAFLQEAGFHTKTATLDEPEHGLTDAVLEETDVLIWWGHLAHDEVDDVVVEKVKQCVLDGMGLIVLHSGHFSKIFKALMGTSCDLKWREADEKERLWVVAPSHPIVEGIGEFIELEKEEMYGEHFDIPAPDELVFTSWFEGGEVFRSGCTYTRGNGKVFYFRPGHETYPTYHNKDIQRVIMNGVKWAHPVDRKRPIYGNAEPLERIAVKN, encoded by the coding sequence ATGGTAAAAGTAACTGTTTGGAATGAAAATCGACATGAACAAAAAAATCCAGTTGTAAGGGAAGTCTACCCTGAAGGTATTCATGGTGTAATTGCTGCCTTTTTGCAAGAAGCAGGATTCCATACAAAAACAGCTACATTGGATGAGCCCGAACATGGTTTAACAGATGCTGTTTTAGAAGAAACAGATGTGCTGATTTGGTGGGGACATTTAGCTCACGATGAAGTAGATGACGTAGTCGTTGAAAAGGTCAAACAGTGTGTATTGGATGGGATGGGCTTAATCGTATTGCATTCTGGTCATTTTTCCAAAATATTCAAAGCGTTAATGGGGACGAGCTGTGATTTGAAATGGCGTGAAGCGGATGAGAAAGAGCGTCTGTGGGTTGTAGCGCCAAGCCATCCAATTGTAGAAGGAATTGGAGAGTTTATCGAATTAGAAAAAGAAGAAATGTACGGGGAACATTTTGACATCCCGGCTCCAGACGAATTAGTCTTTACGAGTTGGTTCGAAGGCGGGGAAGTTTTCCGCAGTGGCTGCACATATACACGAGGCAATGGAAAAGTCTTTTATTTTAGGCCAGGCCATGAAACGTATCCAACCTATCACAATAAAGATATTCAACGTGTCATTATGAATGGCGTGAAATGGGCACACCCAGTTGACAGAAAACGTCCTATATACGGAAATGCTGAACCACTGGAACGAATTGCAGTGAAAAATTAA
- a CDS encoding Gfo/Idh/MocA family oxidoreductase — protein MKTVKVGIIGCGSIAQHRHLPEYKMNKEVEIVAVCDINEQRALEVSKQYGAKAYKNHEELLASGTVDAVSVCTPNYLHAPISILALKKGVHVLCEKPMATSKEEAQAMIQAAKDSGKKLMIGHNQRFVSSHQKARELIECGEMGRIYSFRTAFGHGGPEQWSVDGKESWFFKKNEAFIGAMGDLGVHKTDLLRYILGEEIVEVGAFVQTSAKDFANVDDNAVCVLKTESGIIGTLAASWAYVGQEDNSTIIYGEKGILRIEDHPTYSLIVQYATGEVANYELGKIQSNDEGGQDNSHVIEQFVDAIVEDKEPAVSGEEGAKSLSVILAALESHETKQMVSTFLAIKEAAV, from the coding sequence ATGAAAACAGTAAAAGTAGGAATCATCGGTTGTGGAAGTATCGCTCAACACCGCCATTTACCGGAATATAAAATGAACAAAGAAGTCGAGATCGTAGCGGTTTGTGATATAAATGAACAGCGCGCCCTTGAAGTTTCCAAGCAATATGGTGCAAAAGCGTATAAAAATCATGAAGAATTACTCGCAAGCGGCACGGTGGACGCAGTGAGTGTTTGCACGCCAAACTATTTGCATGCACCCATATCCATATTAGCGTTAAAAAAAGGCGTTCATGTATTGTGTGAAAAACCAATGGCTACATCAAAGGAAGAAGCTCAGGCCATGATTCAAGCAGCAAAAGATAGTGGCAAAAAACTTATGATCGGTCATAATCAACGCTTCGTTTCATCACATCAAAAAGCACGGGAACTAATCGAATGTGGTGAAATGGGAAGAATCTACAGCTTCCGGACCGCATTTGGTCATGGGGGGCCTGAGCAATGGAGTGTTGACGGTAAAGAGAGCTGGTTCTTTAAAAAGAATGAAGCGTTTATTGGAGCCATGGGAGATTTGGGTGTGCATAAAACAGATTTACTTCGTTACATTCTTGGTGAAGAAATCGTTGAAGTAGGTGCATTTGTACAAACGAGTGCCAAAGATTTTGCCAATGTCGATGACAATGCGGTTTGTGTATTGAAAACGGAAAGTGGAATTATTGGAACGCTCGCAGCTAGTTGGGCGTACGTTGGACAAGAAGATAACTCCACGATTATTTACGGTGAGAAAGGAATTCTTCGTATAGAAGATCATCCAACGTATTCCTTAATCGTTCAATACGCAACAGGGGAAGTTGCCAATTATGAGCTGGGCAAAATTCAATCAAACGATGAGGGCGGCCAAGATAACTCACATGTGATTGAGCAATTTGTAGATGCCATCGTAGAAGATAAAGAGCCAGCCGTTTCAGGTGAGGAAGGGGCAAAATCCCTATCTGTTATTCTAGCCGCTTTAGAATCTCATGAAACCAAACAAATGGTAAGTACCTTTTTAGCGATAAAAGAGGCAGCAGTTTAA
- a CDS encoding YetF domain-containing protein has product MPDLYLEPGGGISVKLHTETGSVTPDMLGLDSGDEPPSILVIEDGKIKEEELQSVKKSKEWLMKKLQK; this is encoded by the coding sequence GTGCCTGATTTATATCTTGAGCCAGGCGGGGGAATCAGTGTAAAGCTTCATACGGAGACAGGAAGTGTCACACCTGATATGCTTGGACTGGATTCTGGAGATGAACCTCCTTCTATCTTAGTAATCGAGGACGGCAAAATAAAAGAGGAAGAACTTCAATCCGTAAAAAAATCAAAAGAATGGCTTATGAAGAAGCTTCAGAAATAA
- a CDS encoding YetF domain-containing protein, translated as MICHLPLGVFIEVCALKKDSMKKLLKGQPSLIIRNGEWDMKQMKNNHLDLEQVRTMLSSGSA; from the coding sequence TTGATTTGCCATTTGCCTTTGGGGGTTTTTATAGAGGTTTGCGCCCTGAAAAAAGATAGCATGAAAAAGTTGCTCAAAGGGCAACCTTCATTGATAATCCGTAATGGCGAATGGGATATGAAACAAATGAAAAATAATCATCTGGATCTTGAACAGGTACGTACCATGCTTTCTTCGGGAAGTGCCTGA